A single genomic interval of Adhaeribacter pallidiroseus harbors:
- a CDS encoding ferritin-like domain-containing protein, whose product MSKLTKPNESGNGLIESVNKPINRKNFFKYAGAGAALTTLLISGCNDDDDGKFNGVVDPPPTPPVTGPTTVNLGSDDVGVLNYAYALEQLEAAFYTQLVASATFNTAFPDAKERQTLTDIRDHEIAHREFFKAAITAAAPAAIIPGLTPDFSKINFGDRTAVLTAAKTFEDLGVAAYNGAGKLLKSPDFLTIAGKIVSVEARHAAEIADLISNGTFANTGNNANGFDGAMTPTEVLTAAKSFVKETIDFSKLPTS is encoded by the coding sequence ATGTCGAAACTAACGAAACCGAATGAAAGCGGTAATGGGTTGATCGAATCGGTTAACAAGCCCATTAACCGGAAGAACTTTTTTAAATATGCCGGAGCCGGAGCTGCCTTAACTACCCTCCTGATCTCGGGCTGTAACGATGACGACGACGGAAAATTTAACGGCGTGGTAGATCCACCGCCAACCCCACCCGTAACCGGACCCACTACCGTTAATTTGGGTTCTGACGATGTTGGCGTTTTAAATTACGCGTATGCTCTCGAGCAATTAGAAGCGGCTTTTTACACCCAGTTGGTTGCCAGCGCTACCTTTAATACGGCATTTCCGGACGCTAAGGAAAGACAAACATTAACCGACATCCGGGATCACGAAATTGCGCACCGCGAGTTTTTTAAAGCGGCCATTACCGCTGCTGCTCCTGCTGCTATTATTCCGGGCTTAACTCCTGATTTTTCTAAAATTAATTTTGGAGACCGCACTGCCGTATTAACTGCTGCTAAAACATTCGAGGACCTAGGAGTAGCCGCTTACAATGGCGCTGGCAAATTGCTTAAATCTCCCGATTTTCTGACCATTGCCGGTAAAATAGTGTCGGTAGAAGCGCGCCACGCGGCGGAAATTGCCGATTTAATCTCGAATGGTACTTTTGCCAACACCGGCAATAATGCTAACGGTTTTGATGGTGCTATGACCCCCACCGAAGTTTTAACGGCCGCTAAATCCTTTGTAAAGGAAACCATTGATTTCAGCAAATTACCTACATCTTAA
- a CDS encoding BatD family protein translates to MFKKIILFLGIWMGLLPVYGQQISIELGPSKIPIETYFTVSIRLKGQTLQDAPLFPDLEGFQKSSRFSKKITLKTGNNLVEEVHTQNYAALNEGTFTIKPFTITVNGQVVKSPGTTIQVGPVTANNPIIENPQTQPLKTEFTGKSGQSFLNLEVSKKEIYTGEGLHVALYFYLTAAENGQLEFYNFLQQLPELFKQIKQPTCWEEVWEQTEILPDTVMVKDEKYIRFKLYEAINYPLNAVDLEFPALNLKMLQYTVPKDATFAEEKRQPEIKEFQSVAKTVRVKALPPHPLRETVPVGRYRLDELLERTRTSINRTVNYSFAVIGEGNIGALPTPTLQNLPALEVYPPQVKENLLRQQQRISGSKRFAYSIVPKMPGQYPLRQLLHFIYFDPERERYDTLTSRFTLQVSGTVDRDAAIGAVVSDDFYKLIQTEDNNLVSMHNFEKLKLYTNLIVLLLLAISIFIFFRKT, encoded by the coding sequence GTGTTTAAAAAAATTATCTTGTTTCTGGGCATTTGGATGGGTTTGCTCCCGGTTTACGGACAGCAAATCAGCATTGAGTTAGGTCCCAGTAAAATTCCTATAGAAACTTACTTTACTGTTTCGATCCGTTTAAAGGGACAAACTTTACAAGACGCACCTCTTTTCCCGGACCTGGAAGGTTTTCAGAAGAGTAGCCGGTTCTCCAAAAAGATTACCTTAAAAACCGGTAATAATCTGGTAGAAGAAGTACATACGCAAAACTATGCGGCTTTAAACGAAGGCACTTTTACGATTAAACCATTCACCATTACAGTTAATGGCCAGGTTGTTAAAAGCCCCGGTACCACCATTCAGGTAGGTCCGGTTACCGCCAATAATCCTATTATTGAAAATCCCCAAACTCAGCCTTTAAAAACAGAATTTACTGGTAAAAGCGGCCAATCTTTTTTAAACCTGGAGGTCAGCAAAAAGGAAATTTATACCGGCGAAGGTTTGCATGTAGCTCTGTATTTTTATTTAACGGCTGCTGAAAACGGCCAATTAGAGTTTTACAACTTTTTGCAGCAGCTTCCGGAGTTGTTTAAACAGATAAAACAGCCTACTTGCTGGGAGGAAGTGTGGGAGCAAACCGAAATTCTACCAGATACAGTAATGGTGAAAGATGAAAAGTACATCCGGTTTAAACTTTACGAAGCCATTAACTATCCGCTGAATGCCGTGGATTTAGAGTTTCCGGCTTTAAATTTAAAAATGCTACAATATACCGTTCCTAAAGACGCCACTTTTGCCGAGGAAAAGCGGCAGCCGGAAATTAAAGAATTTCAATCGGTTGCTAAAACAGTTCGGGTGAAAGCATTACCGCCCCATCCGCTACGGGAAACGGTACCAGTAGGCCGGTATCGGCTGGATGAACTATTGGAGCGCACCCGAACTTCTATTAACCGAACCGTAAATTATAGTTTTGCGGTAATTGGGGAGGGCAATATTGGGGCTTTACCAACACCAACTCTGCAAAATTTACCGGCTTTGGAAGTGTACCCGCCCCAGGTAAAAGAAAATTTACTGCGGCAACAGCAACGAATATCAGGGTCCAAACGATTTGCCTATTCCATTGTTCCTAAAATGCCCGGTCAGTATCCCTTACGGCAATTGCTGCATTTTATTTATTTTGATCCGGAGCGCGAACGCTACGATACTTTAACTTCCCGGTTTACTTTACAGGTAAGCGGCACCGTTGATCGCGATGCCGCTATTGGCGCAGTAGTGAGCGATGATTTTTATAAGCTTATTCAAACCGAGGATAACAACCTGGTCAGCATGCATAATTTCGAAAAACTTAAATTGTATACCAACCTGATTGTATTACTTTTGCTGGCCATATCTATTTTTATTTTTTTCAGAAAAACATAG
- the aroC gene encoding chorismate synthase: protein MSNSYGKIFRITTFGESHGQSVGVIIDGCPAGLEITAEEIQRELDRRRPGQSNITTQRKEEDEIIILSGLYENKTTGTPIALMVNNKNQAGKDYSHLEHAFRPSHADYTYTAKYGLRDHRGGGRSSARETLARVAAGAVANKYLQQQGIQIASYVSTVGPISVEESYEQLNLSLIDSNKIRCPQPQVAEEMIKLVEETRKNRDTVGGVITCVIKGTPVGLGEPAFDKLHAELGKAMLSINAVKGFEYGSGFAGAKLYGSQHNDEFYTDENGRVQTRTNHSGGIQGGISNGQDIYFRVAFKPVATILQPQTSINDQGESITLEGKGRHDPCVLPRAVPIVDAMVALVLIDFLLRQRTVRV, encoded by the coding sequence ATGAGTAATTCGTACGGTAAAATTTTCCGGATAACTACTTTCGGCGAATCGCACGGACAATCGGTAGGCGTAATAATTGATGGTTGTCCGGCCGGTTTAGAAATTACAGCCGAAGAAATTCAGCGGGAACTGGACCGGCGGCGTCCTGGCCAATCCAATATTACTACCCAACGGAAAGAAGAAGACGAAATTATCATTTTATCGGGGCTGTACGAGAATAAAACCACCGGTACGCCCATTGCCCTGATGGTGAACAATAAAAACCAGGCGGGTAAAGATTATTCGCACCTCGAACACGCCTTTCGGCCATCGCATGCCGATTATACTTATACCGCTAAATACGGCTTGCGCGACCACCGGGGAGGGGGCCGTTCTTCGGCGCGCGAAACGCTGGCCCGGGTGGCCGCCGGTGCCGTAGCCAATAAATATTTACAGCAGCAAGGCATTCAAATTGCTTCGTATGTTTCTACGGTAGGGCCTATTTCCGTAGAAGAATCGTACGAACAATTAAATCTAAGCCTGATTGACAGTAATAAGATCCGGTGCCCTCAACCGCAAGTAGCTGAAGAAATGATTAAACTGGTAGAAGAAACCCGCAAGAACCGCGACACCGTAGGTGGGGTAATTACCTGTGTGATTAAGGGCACTCCTGTGGGTTTAGGAGAACCGGCTTTCGATAAACTGCATGCCGAACTAGGTAAAGCCATGCTGAGCATTAACGCGGTAAAAGGTTTTGAATACGGCAGTGGTTTTGCCGGTGCTAAACTTTACGGCTCGCAGCACAACGATGAATTTTACACCGATGAAAATGGCCGGGTGCAAACGCGTACCAATCATTCAGGAGGTATTCAGGGCGGTATTTCCAATGGCCAGGATATTTACTTTCGGGTGGCTTTTAAACCGGTAGCTACCATTTTGCAACCCCAAACCAGCATTAACGACCAAGGCGAAAGCATTACTTTAGAAGGCAAAGGCCGTCACGATCCGTGTGTATTGCCCCGGGCGGTACCTATTGTAGATGCCATGGTGGCGTTAGTTTTAATAGACTTTTTGCTGCGGCAACGCACCGTGCGGGTGTAG
- a CDS encoding sodium:proton antiporter, which translates to MFCLFLAATPPPVQPYVVIPFIVLLGLIACGPIFLEHFWHRYYRVIAIVLGLLVLSYYVLILHDTHLPAETLADYASFAILLSALYIAAGGIYINVNARATPITNVLLLITGAILANIIGTTGASLLLIRPYIRLNINHIKTYHIIFFIFIVSNAGGLLTPLGDPPLFIGFLKGVPFFWTLQHLLLPWLIVVIGLSALFYFLESRNQVRTYQPTAEVKEKIDAQTEFFFTGKRNLVWLAIIIGAIFLDPNVIPGLPHISFHEFKFSYIREVIQLTAAFFCYRLASKTALNGNHFTFGPILEVVFLFFGIFFTMMPALQYAAHLAASPSFAKLLTPDTVYWSAGMLSGFLDNAPTYANFLSLSMAKYGLSYSSVDHVHKFAYGLEQAPETYHLLEAIAVGSVLFGAFSYIGNGPNFMVKAIAEEAGIKMPSFFKYITAFSIPFLLPVLFLVWLLVIY; encoded by the coding sequence ATGTTTTGTTTATTCCTAGCTGCCACTCCCCCACCTGTTCAACCTTATGTAGTTATTCCGTTTATAGTTTTATTGGGTTTGATTGCCTGCGGCCCTATTTTTCTGGAGCACTTCTGGCACCGTTATTACCGGGTTATAGCTATTGTGCTGGGTTTGTTGGTACTCTCCTACTATGTATTAATCTTGCACGATACGCACTTACCCGCAGAAACTTTAGCTGATTATGCTTCTTTTGCCATTTTACTCAGCGCCTTGTACATCGCTGCCGGTGGCATTTACATTAACGTGAATGCCCGGGCAACCCCCATTACCAATGTACTTCTTTTAATTACCGGGGCTATTCTGGCCAATATTATCGGTACTACGGGTGCCTCACTATTGCTTATCCGACCCTATATTCGTTTAAATATTAACCACATTAAAACTTACCACATTATATTTTTCATATTTATTGTAAGTAACGCCGGTGGTTTATTAACTCCGCTCGGAGACCCGCCATTGTTTATCGGATTTTTAAAAGGTGTCCCTTTTTTCTGGACCTTACAGCATTTGTTACTACCTTGGTTAATTGTGGTGATCGGTTTGTCAGCCCTTTTTTACTTTTTAGAGAGCCGCAATCAAGTACGGACATACCAACCTACAGCAGAGGTTAAAGAGAAAATAGATGCCCAAACCGAATTCTTTTTTACAGGTAAACGCAACCTGGTTTGGCTAGCCATTATTATAGGCGCTATTTTTCTAGATCCGAATGTTATTCCGGGTTTACCGCACATCTCTTTCCACGAATTTAAATTTTCCTATATCCGGGAAGTAATTCAATTAACCGCGGCTTTTTTCTGCTATCGGTTGGCCAGCAAAACGGCTTTAAATGGCAATCATTTTACCTTTGGGCCTATTCTGGAAGTAGTATTTCTTTTCTTTGGTATCTTTTTTACCATGATGCCGGCTTTACAATACGCGGCCCACTTAGCTGCTTCGCCTTCCTTTGCCAAACTACTCACCCCCGATACGGTTTACTGGAGTGCCGGTATGCTTTCAGGCTTTCTGGATAATGCCCCTACTTACGCCAACTTTTTATCTTTGTCCATGGCCAAGTATGGTTTAAGTTACAGCAGCGTAGATCACGTTCATAAATTTGCTTATGGTCTGGAGCAGGCACCGGAAACTTACCATTTACTCGAAGCAATTGCCGTTGGATCTGTTTTGTTTGGCGCGTTTAGCTATATTGGCAACGGACCTAATTTTATGGTGAAAGCTATTGCGGAGGAAGCCGGCATTAAGATGCCTTCTTTTTTCAAATACATTACTGCCTTTTCGATTCCGTTTTTGCTGCCGGTCTTATTCTTGGTCTGGTTGCTGGTAATCTACTAG
- a CDS encoding NifU family protein: MIENKEKAVSVYAEANPNPESMKFVLSTVLLPEGVSVDYPDVEAAANSPFAQELFNFDYVSRVFIASNFVTVTKNTSDQWVQLIPELRLFIKSYVEAGGPLFLQDPLAEQTQAVTDATGELSGDDAVISHKVIDLLENYVRPAVEQDGGNITFKSYKDGVVTVNLQGSCSGCPSATITLKSGIENLLKRMVPEVTEVVAEGVTETW, encoded by the coding sequence ATGATAGAAAATAAAGAAAAAGCCGTTTCGGTGTACGCAGAAGCTAACCCGAACCCGGAATCCATGAAATTTGTGCTGAGTACTGTTTTATTACCGGAAGGGGTAAGTGTAGATTATCCAGACGTAGAAGCAGCTGCCAACTCCCCGTTTGCCCAGGAATTATTTAATTTTGATTACGTTTCGCGGGTGTTTATTGCCAGTAACTTTGTAACGGTAACTAAAAATACCAGCGACCAGTGGGTACAGTTAATTCCGGAATTACGCCTTTTTATTAAATCGTACGTGGAAGCAGGCGGTCCTCTGTTTTTGCAAGATCCGTTAGCGGAGCAGACCCAGGCGGTAACGGATGCCACCGGTGAACTGAGTGGCGATGACGCGGTTATTTCGCATAAAGTGATTGACTTATTAGAAAACTACGTAAGACCGGCGGTGGAGCAGGATGGCGGTAATATTACCTTTAAATCCTATAAAGATGGTGTAGTAACCGTAAACCTGCAAGGCTCGTGCAGCGGCTGCCCATCTGCTACTATTACGTTAAAGTCGGGCATTGAAAATCTGTTGAAGCGTATGGTGCCGGAAGTAACCGAAGTAGTGGCCGAAGGAGTAACAGAAACCTGGTAG
- the secDF gene encoding protein translocase subunit SecDF, whose amino-acid sequence MRNKTGILLLTIVVTALCAYYLSFSFVSKRVQRDAEAYATDAKGNVNTNKKFSYLDSVRKEPVFNFLGIKYTYEEIQNSELSLGLDLKGGMHVVLEVSPVEIIKSMAGNSKDPSFLKALQVAQQRQQNSQAKFTTLFAQAYREINPSGRLAAIFSNTANKGRINYNSSNEQVIAAIDTEVNGAIDRSFNILQTRIDKFGVNQPNIQRLKSSDQIQIELPGVTDATRVRKLLQGTANLEFWEVWKPEEFFPYLGQLNSILVKQEAANKLAAGKSGNTAAKSNADALTKAAAQPAIDPLTGKPVTDSATADTTKANTVASAKTDSTKTDSLAANQSSQLTRLFPLLQSGLLQANVRDTAKVNALLRRPDVRAIFPANMKFLWAVKPTPLPAAQVGQAKQEFIELYAIKKGRDNKAPVGGDAISDARQDFDQQGRPEVNMGMNVAGAKKWQRLTAASIGRQVAIVLDNYVYSAPVVQGEIPNGNSSISGNFTVEEAQDLANILKAGKMPAPTRIVEEAIVGPSLGQEAINQGLLSSLAAMAIVVIFMVFYYSKGGFVADLALLFNIFFIVGILAQFNAALTLPGIAGMVLTMGMSVDANVLIFERIREELALGVSIKDAIHKGYDRAFSSIFDSNVTTLLAGIILYFFGSGPVKGFAITLMLGIATSFFTAVYVSRLILEYMTSGKKVNSMTFSTVFSKNLFKNFNFDFIKYRKLAYIGSTAVIVLGFVLMFVQGGPNLGVDFKGGRSYLVNFDQAVPASEVRTALLDEFKGSGTDVKTFGASNRLKVTTSYLAEDESTRADETVQTALQTGLKQYSARNPKILSSSKVGATMADDIQKTAVLAVLLSFAGIFLYVMLRFRKWQYSLGGVVALIHDALMVTAFFAIGRLFGLNYEMDQVFIASILTIIGFSINDTVVIYDRIREHLSNHPKSKIREVINPALNDTLSRTIITSLTVLFVVVILFIFGGETLRGFSYAMLIGVISGTYSTLYIATPILMDTIDDEKPKVTATTITPKLATTGKLRS is encoded by the coding sequence ATGCGTAACAAAACCGGAATATTATTATTAACGATAGTAGTAACGGCCCTTTGTGCCTACTACTTATCGTTTTCATTTGTATCCAAGCGGGTGCAACGCGATGCCGAAGCCTATGCCACGGATGCCAAAGGCAATGTTAACACCAATAAAAAATTCTCCTACTTAGATTCTGTTCGGAAAGAACCAGTTTTTAATTTTTTAGGGATTAAATACACTTACGAAGAAATTCAAAACAGCGAATTGAGCCTGGGATTGGATTTAAAAGGCGGCATGCACGTAGTTTTAGAAGTTTCGCCCGTAGAAATTATTAAATCTATGGCGGGTAATAGCAAAGACCCAAGCTTTTTAAAAGCGTTGCAGGTTGCTCAACAACGGCAACAAAACAGTCAAGCTAAATTTACCACGCTTTTTGCCCAGGCCTACCGCGAAATTAATCCTAGTGGTCGTTTAGCAGCTATTTTCTCTAACACCGCTAATAAAGGCCGGATTAACTATAATTCTTCTAATGAGCAGGTAATTGCCGCCATTGATACGGAAGTAAATGGCGCTATCGACCGGTCCTTTAACATCTTACAAACCCGGATTGATAAATTTGGGGTAAATCAACCGAACATTCAACGTTTAAAAAGTTCGGATCAGATTCAAATTGAATTACCAGGTGTTACGGATGCTACCCGGGTGCGGAAATTATTACAAGGAACGGCTAATCTTGAATTTTGGGAAGTTTGGAAACCAGAAGAATTTTTCCCTTACCTAGGCCAGTTAAATTCTATACTAGTTAAACAAGAAGCGGCTAATAAGTTAGCCGCCGGCAAATCGGGCAATACGGCGGCAAAATCCAATGCAGATGCTTTAACCAAAGCAGCGGCTCAACCAGCCATTGACCCATTAACCGGTAAGCCCGTTACAGATTCTGCTACCGCAGATACCACGAAAGCCAATACGGTCGCATCGGCCAAAACCGATTCTACTAAAACGGATTCTTTAGCGGCTAACCAAAGCAGCCAGTTAACCCGGTTATTTCCACTTTTACAATCCGGCTTATTGCAAGCTAACGTGCGGGATACCGCCAAAGTAAATGCCTTGTTACGTCGTCCGGATGTGCGGGCAATTTTCCCGGCCAACATGAAGTTTTTGTGGGCGGTAAAACCCACGCCGCTACCGGCAGCGCAAGTTGGCCAAGCTAAGCAAGAGTTTATTGAATTATACGCTATTAAAAAAGGCCGCGACAATAAAGCTCCGGTAGGTGGTGATGCTATTAGCGATGCCCGTCAGGATTTCGACCAGCAAGGCCGTCCGGAAGTAAATATGGGTATGAACGTAGCTGGTGCAAAAAAATGGCAACGTTTAACTGCGGCTTCTATTGGTCGCCAGGTGGCAATCGTGCTGGATAATTACGTGTACTCCGCTCCGGTGGTACAAGGCGAAATTCCGAACGGTAACTCTTCTATTTCGGGTAATTTCACCGTGGAAGAAGCCCAGGATTTAGCTAATATTTTAAAAGCAGGTAAAATGCCGGCTCCAACCCGCATTGTGGAAGAAGCAATTGTGGGTCCATCATTGGGTCAGGAAGCTATAAACCAAGGGTTGTTGTCGTCGTTAGCGGCCATGGCCATTGTGGTAATATTTATGGTTTTCTACTACAGCAAAGGTGGTTTTGTAGCTGATTTAGCCTTGTTATTTAATATTTTCTTTATTGTTGGTATTCTGGCGCAGTTTAACGCAGCGCTTACCTTGCCGGGTATTGCCGGTATGGTATTAACCATGGGTATGTCGGTGGATGCCAACGTACTTATTTTTGAGCGGATTCGGGAAGAACTTGCCTTAGGCGTAAGTATAAAAGACGCCATTCACAAAGGGTATGATCGGGCCTTTAGCTCTATTTTTGACTCCAACGTAACTACTTTGCTGGCCGGTATTATTTTGTACTTTTTTGGTTCTGGACCAGTTAAAGGGTTTGCCATTACTTTAATGTTGGGTATTGCTACTTCGTTTTTTACTGCCGTGTATGTATCGCGGTTAATTCTGGAGTATATGACCAGCGGCAAAAAAGTAAATAGTATGACTTTCTCAACGGTGTTTTCTAAAAATCTGTTTAAGAACTTCAACTTCGATTTTATCAAATACCGCAAATTGGCTTACATTGGTTCTACTGCGGTCATTGTGCTTGGTTTTGTATTAATGTTTGTTCAAGGTGGGCCAAACTTAGGCGTTGATTTTAAAGGTGGCCGATCCTACCTCGTAAACTTTGATCAAGCGGTACCTGCTTCTGAAGTAAGAACCGCGTTGCTGGATGAGTTTAAAGGTTCTGGTACCGATGTAAAAACGTTTGGCGCTTCTAACCGGTTAAAGGTTACTACCAGCTATTTGGCCGAAGATGAATCAACGAGAGCCGATGAAACGGTGCAAACCGCATTGCAAACCGGATTAAAGCAATATAGTGCCCGCAATCCGAAAATATTAAGTTCTTCAAAAGTGGGGGCAACCATGGCCGATGACATTCAGAAAACAGCGGTACTGGCGGTGTTACTTTCCTTCGCTGGTATTTTCTTGTACGTAATGCTGCGTTTCCGGAAGTGGCAATATAGCTTAGGCGGGGTTGTAGCCCTGATTCATGATGCTTTAATGGTAACGGCATTCTTCGCCATTGGTCGTCTTTTTGGCTTAAACTACGAAATGGACCAAGTGTTTATTGCTTCTATCTTAACCATTATTGGTTTCTCTATTAACGATACGGTAGTTATTTACGACCGGATCCGGGAACACTTAAGCAATCATCCGAAAAGTAAGATCAGAGAAGTTATTAACCCAGCTTTAAATGATACGCTTAGCCGCACTATTATTACTTCTTTAACGGTATTATTTGTAGTAGTGATTCTATTTATATTCGGGGGAGAAACGCTCCGGGGCTTCTCTTATGCTATGTTAATAGGGGTCATTTCTGGTACCTACTCTACCTTATACATTGCTACCCCAATTTTAATGGATACCATAGATGATGAAAAACCGAAAGTAACTGCCACAACAATTACGCCTAAACTGGCAACTACCGGCAAGCTGCGGTCTTAG
- a CDS encoding uridine kinase family protein, which produces MQQPFIIGITGGSASGKTTFLKKLIASFSPQEICLISQDNYYHPHDDQELDENGIINFDLPSSIDAAAYAQDVLRLKNGESFIRKEYTFNNPDIIPRDLEFKPAPIVVVEGIFVFHYQEIAQHLNLRVYIDAEEHVKLQRRIMRDVKERGYGGLDDVLYRYSHHVVPTYEKYIRPYKYDADLIIPNNRHFANGLDVLVSFLRTKIESNPL; this is translated from the coding sequence ATGCAACAACCCTTTATTATTGGGATTACGGGTGGAAGTGCTTCGGGCAAGACCACTTTTTTAAAAAAATTAATTGCTTCCTTCTCTCCCCAAGAAATTTGCCTGATTTCTCAAGATAACTATTACCATCCGCACGACGATCAGGAACTGGACGAAAACGGCATTATCAATTTTGATTTACCTTCTTCGATTGACGCCGCTGCTTACGCCCAGGATGTTTTACGTTTAAAAAATGGCGAATCCTTTATCCGTAAAGAGTATACTTTTAATAATCCGGATATTATTCCTCGTGATCTGGAATTTAAGCCGGCCCCCATTGTGGTGGTAGAAGGTATTTTTGTTTTTCATTACCAGGAAATAGCTCAGCATTTAAATTTACGAGTTTACATCGATGCCGAAGAACACGTAAAACTGCAGCGCCGGATAATGCGCGATGTAAAAGAGCGCGGTTACGGTGGTTTAGACGATGTTTTGTACCGCTACTCCCATCACGTTGTACCTACTTACGAGAAGTATATCCGACCCTACAAGTACGATGCAGATTTAATTATACCCAACAACCGGCATTTTGCGAATGGCTTAGATGTACTGGTTTCTTTTTTAAGAACAAAAATTGAAAGTAATCCGCTTTGA
- a CDS encoding SAM hydrolase/SAM-dependent halogenase family protein: MGLITFLSDFGYTDHYVAAVKARILRSAPQTQIIDISHDVEAYNIAHGAFVLNSLFRDFPADTVHLVAVDSQGSKQDRYLAVQFQDHYFIAADNGILSLIFESQPVVMVELLFTGSTTFVAKDILAPAAAALATGTELNQLGTSITHYRELINRQLRLSDHAITGHVVHVDHYGNLITNVSRDSMDAIGHDRPFTVHFARESVQKISGDFTQVDEGDVICFYNQQGWLSIGVNKGHASELLGLHYDSQVNVHFKKIL; the protein is encoded by the coding sequence ATGGGTTTGATTACTTTTTTGTCTGATTTTGGATATACCGATCACTACGTAGCCGCCGTGAAAGCCAGAATCTTACGAAGTGCCCCGCAAACCCAAATCATTGATATTTCGCACGATGTAGAGGCGTATAACATCGCACACGGGGCCTTTGTATTAAACTCCTTATTCCGCGATTTCCCGGCGGATACCGTTCACCTGGTGGCTGTTGATTCGCAAGGAAGTAAACAGGACCGGTACCTGGCGGTGCAATTTCAGGATCATTATTTTATAGCAGCCGATAATGGAATTTTATCTTTAATTTTTGAATCACAACCCGTGGTAATGGTGGAGTTGCTGTTTACTGGTTCTACTACTTTTGTGGCAAAAGATATATTGGCTCCAGCTGCTGCTGCCTTAGCTACCGGCACCGAATTAAACCAATTAGGTACCTCAATCACGCATTACCGCGAATTAATTAATCGCCAGTTACGTTTAAGCGACCACGCTATTACAGGTCATGTGGTTCACGTAGACCATTATGGCAACTTAATTACAAATGTATCCCGCGATAGTATGGACGCCATAGGCCACGATCGCCCGTTTACCGTCCATTTTGCCCGCGAATCGGTGCAAAAAATTTCCGGTGACTTTACCCAGGTGGACGAAGGTGATGTTATTTGCTTTTACAACCAGCAAGGCTGGCTATCTATTGGCGTAAATAAAGGCCATGCCTCCGAGCTGCTCGGTTTGCACTACGATTCCCAAGTAAACGTTCATTTTAAAAAGATCCTGTAG
- a CDS encoding PhoH family protein, translated as MVEKVITLENVSLIDFLGTENQNIKQLAAAFPSSKIISRGNEIKIQGKTPEITKINEILSSLIEHYHKFGKITHTSVNHYIAADGDTEEEVIATSPDIIVYGSKGGIIKAKTPNQQKLVDAVEKHDLVFALGPAGTGKTYISVALAVRALKNKTVKKIIISRPVVEAGENLGFLPGDMKEKVDPYIRPIYDALEDMIPVEKLKYYQENKIIEIAPLAYMRGRTLNNAFVLLDEAQNTTPMQMKMFLTRMGPSSKVMINGDRSQIDLPTKVKSGLIDALQTLKHIKEIAFVEMKAEDVVRHKLVKSIVEAYTKADEAKLQVPEKPTADQENRPIKLAEPRIA; from the coding sequence TTGGTAGAAAAAGTAATTACTTTAGAAAATGTATCGCTGATAGATTTTCTAGGAACTGAGAATCAGAATATTAAACAATTAGCAGCCGCTTTCCCCAGTAGTAAAATTATTTCGCGGGGTAATGAAATCAAGATTCAGGGGAAAACTCCCGAAATAACTAAAATAAACGAAATTTTAAGTTCGCTGATCGAACATTATCATAAATTTGGTAAGATAACCCATACCAGCGTGAACCACTACATAGCGGCGGACGGTGATACGGAAGAAGAAGTAATTGCTACTTCTCCGGACATTATCGTGTACGGTAGTAAAGGCGGTATTATAAAAGCCAAAACCCCGAATCAGCAAAAGTTGGTGGATGCCGTTGAGAAGCACGATTTGGTTTTTGCTTTAGGACCTGCCGGAACCGGTAAAACCTATATTTCGGTGGCTTTAGCGGTGCGGGCGCTAAAGAATAAAACCGTAAAAAAAATTATTATATCCCGCCCGGTAGTAGAAGCTGGTGAAAACTTAGGCTTTTTACCAGGCGATATGAAGGAGAAAGTGGATCCGTATATCCGGCCAATTTACGATGCCTTGGAGGATATGATTCCGGTTGAAAAGCTGAAGTATTATCAGGAGAATAAAATTATTGAAATTGCACCTTTGGCTTATATGCGTGGTCGTACGTTAAACAATGCTTTTGTATTATTAGACGAAGCCCAAAATACCACGCCCATGCAAATGAAAATGTTTTTGACGCGAATGGGCCCTAGTTCGAAAGTAATGATCAACGGCGACCGTTCGCAGATTGACTTACCAACTAAGGTAAAATCAGGTTTAATCGATGCGCTGCAAACCTTAAAACACATTAAAGAAATTGCTTTCGTGGAAATGAAGGCCGAGGATGTGGTGCGGCATAAGCTGGTGAAATCCATTGTGGAGGCGTACACCAAAGCCGATGAAGCGAAGTTACAAGTTCCGGAAAAGCCAACTGCAGACCAGGAAAACCGGCCTATAAAGCTAGCTGAGCCGCGAATCGCCTAA